In Candidatus Tanganyikabacteria bacterium, the following proteins share a genomic window:
- a CDS encoding winged helix-turn-helix domain-containing protein has product MQDIVSRLSVAAFAVDDDLRVVAWNQAAEGGGGVTASEALGQFCYDVIPAIDLETGRPCHETCPLRADSHRRGWAHNRALRAPWEGERWVRLQCFAVKAALSDTEQGNICVLEPPEDSILEHQGRVMSLIEALYPVLESEAAPASAVHSALAAGLPMARADCAELYLRQPDGRLVSAIHAGACPPGTHAVAADVAASLAGGATDSPQLLIAENGAPGDGGWTICAPVVARGRVAAMIALSSRQLAFDIAAAARVLFPLSVHLAGLVPGLLQESMAAPAPAADAPPALAVRCLGAFEIAVDGTTLPHGAFKRQKAVKALQYLVAHRGRPVSRESLMELLWPGANPQLAARNLRVILHDLRRALDLARNGRDFVHSSGESVVLEGGTIWVDAEEFVGAVREAESFERSGRGDLALGSSARALDLYCGDFLAGDASSGWALIAREQLRELFFSAARLAIRQHSRRGELTAAMAVCWRGLELEPSREELHYSLITLLRDAGRRDDALRQYQACWRVLRRDLGVAPGPDLEALHETLTHC; this is encoded by the coding sequence TGGCGGCGTGACGGCGAGCGAGGCCCTGGGCCAGTTCTGCTACGACGTCATCCCGGCGATCGACCTGGAGACCGGAAGGCCGTGCCACGAGACCTGCCCGCTGCGAGCCGATTCGCACCGCCGCGGCTGGGCCCACAACCGGGCTCTGCGCGCCCCCTGGGAGGGCGAACGCTGGGTGCGGCTCCAGTGCTTCGCGGTCAAGGCGGCGCTCTCGGATACCGAGCAGGGCAACATCTGCGTGCTGGAGCCGCCGGAAGACAGCATCCTCGAGCACCAGGGCCGGGTGATGAGCCTGATCGAGGCGCTCTACCCGGTGCTGGAGTCCGAAGCGGCGCCGGCGAGCGCCGTCCACAGCGCCCTGGCCGCCGGCCTGCCGATGGCGCGGGCCGACTGCGCCGAACTGTACCTCCGGCAACCGGACGGCCGCCTGGTATCAGCGATCCACGCGGGCGCGTGCCCGCCCGGCACCCACGCGGTCGCGGCGGACGTCGCGGCGTCGCTGGCGGGGGGCGCCACGGACTCCCCGCAGTTGCTCATCGCCGAGAACGGCGCCCCCGGCGACGGGGGCTGGACCATCTGCGCGCCCGTCGTGGCGCGGGGCCGAGTGGCGGCCATGATCGCCCTGTCCTCGCGGCAACTGGCCTTCGACATCGCGGCCGCGGCCCGGGTGCTCTTCCCGCTGTCGGTCCACCTGGCCGGCCTGGTGCCGGGCCTGCTGCAGGAGAGCATGGCGGCGCCGGCGCCGGCCGCGGACGCGCCGCCGGCCCTGGCCGTGCGCTGCCTCGGAGCCTTCGAAATAGCCGTGGACGGCACAACGTTGCCGCACGGCGCGTTCAAGCGGCAGAAAGCCGTCAAGGCGCTGCAGTACCTGGTGGCGCATCGCGGCCGCCCGGTCTCCCGCGAGTCGCTCATGGAGCTGCTCTGGCCGGGAGCCAACCCGCAACTGGCCGCCCGCAACCTCCGCGTCATCCTGCACGACCTGCGCCGCGCGCTCGACCTCGCGCGAAACGGCCGCGACTTCGTGCACAGCTCGGGCGAGAGCGTCGTGCTCGAGGGCGGAACCATCTGGGTGGACGCCGAAGAGTTCGTCGGCGCCGTGCGCGAGGCCGAGAGCTTCGAGCGCTCGGGCCGAGGGGACCTGGCCCTGGGCAGCAGCGCGCGGGCGCTCGACCTGTACTGCGGGGACTTCCTGGCCGGAGACGCGTCCAGCGGCTGGGCGCTGATCGCCCGCGAGCAGCTGAGGGAGCTGTTCTTCTCGGCGGCCCGCCTGGCCATCCGGCAGCACTCCCGGCGCGGCGAGCTGACGGCCGCCATGGCGGTCTGCTGGCGCGGGCTGGAACTCGAGCCCAGCCGCGAGGAGCTCCACTACTCGCTCATCACGCTCCTGCGCGACGCCGGCCGCCGCGACGACGCCCTGCGGCAGTATCAGGCCTGCTGGCGCGTGCTGCGCCGCGATCTCGGGGTTGCGCCCGGCCCCGACCTCGAAGCCCTTCACGAGACGTTAACTCATTGTTAG